In Brienomyrus brachyistius isolate T26 chromosome 3, BBRACH_0.4, whole genome shotgun sequence, the following proteins share a genomic window:
- the rrbp1a gene encoding ribosome-binding protein 1a isoform X1, with amino-acid sequence MDIYDPQTLGIMVFGGFMVISAIGIALVSSFSMKETSYEEALANQRRELGRTQPQRSEKKKKEKPSEKRSRAKKKEEKPNGKLPESERVPEAGEPVSDSEHEPPATSELAPPVSEPPTVVATAAPVPVASTPVPVPAPVSAPIPAPVSAPIPAPVSAPVSAPVSAPVSAPATPAPRPAAVESAPAPSPKDRKKKEKKVAKVEPAPTQTAATPPPKAPPVLEVVTKEVPVMAVPPVGPRPSAPVTVTAAPVPMKTEEPKAEPPPRKKVASKKKAEPAPVAPDATDAPLSLPYKTLASTLRGTALNEGEVQRLIEILSEKAGAVQGTWHTATQRGDPTAVLKKQLEEKEKQLNAEQEDAAAAKGRLRELAKELSAEKTKLANVETRLSSQLSSREQEMKALQARMQASYQDHVSETQRLNAKIQSLQDQLEKGPNAQLARLQQENSILRDALNQATSQTESKQNAELAKLRQECTKLSKELGDKSDALLADEQQRKALEAKVVASEKQLAQVQASQLESTRALQQRLEEVSDELRKAQSTSGSLQTELDKAREEVSNLAEVQARAAIAESDLKGSRAQEENLQTQLAQGETERVQLQERIRSIEALLEAGLKKREQEAELLSRSTETQELQSSLKEKECLVASLEEELKQLKDKMENQDHVVEVDQLHRSLKEKEDHVGTMEKELKAEREQRLDDTAKVDQLQKSLRERDSQVVSLEREVQKLKEEVEDKSRTLQCDSEAQLEQLQSSLKDKEGLVTSLKGDLQQLRGEMEQVRNRSSGIEQQLSEVKNETRIALQSLFPHISMETEQAHWLQEFAQRAHEDLRSRQNQGAQQTKESPELQGMLNAAEESRSVLQAECDQYRTVLAETEGMLKHLQKSVEEEELVWRAKMEQSEEQLRKALDQVRILETAAETTRTENQSTEQLRSQVMLLEAQLEKQMEAASSYDQSTSEEMTQLKQLLSDTQIQLETAQLETQKQREELVLVRQRLSEMMEGTWEADKPRGPQNGQLEPVQVLSQLQQAEKTIETEMALRQGLAEEFEQAQRCVVDLQTQLDLLKAAGSAPDTEDVTQLKERLEKEKKLSKDLGQAATKLQQLLRTTQEQLTKERDAVRKLQDQLQAKDGTDELKEGTSV; translated from the exons ATGGACATCTATGACCCCCAGACCCTCGGCATCATGGTGTTCGGCGGCTTCATGGTGATATCTGCCATTGGCATTGCCCTGGTGTCCTCGTTCTCGATGAAGGAGACCTCATACGAGGAGGCCTTGGCCAACCAGCGCCGAGAACTTGGCAGGACGCAGCCTCAGCGCtcagagaagaagaagaaggagaagCCTTCTGAGAAGAGGAGCCGTGCCAAGAAAAAGGAGGAGAAACCCAACGGTAAGCTGCCCGAGTCGGAGAGAGTTCCGGAAGCTGGAGAGCCGGTCAGCGACTCGGAGCACGAACCGCCAGCCACCTCTGAGCTCGCCCCTCCCGTCTCAGAACCTCCCACCGTCGTCGCCACAGCTGCGCCCGTTCCTGTTGCCTCCACCCCTGTACCCGTACCTGCCCCAGTCTCGGCCCCCATACCTGCCCCGGTCTCGGCCCCCATACCTGCCCCGGTTTCTGCCCCGGTTTCTGCCCCGGTTTCTGCCCCGGTTTCTGCCCCAGCTACTCCTGCCCCTCGCCCTGCTGCTGTGGAATCTGCCCCTGCTCCCTCCCCAAAGGACAGGAAGAAAAAAGAGAAGAAGGTAGCCAAGGTGGAGCCCGCACCCACCCAGACTGCCGCCACCCCGCCTCCCAAGGCCCCCCCCGTCCTAGAAGTGGTCACCAAAGAGGTGCCCGTCATGGCTGTGCCACCTGTTGGCCCGCGCCCCTCTGCTCCGGTCACTGTCACCGCTGCTCCAGTGCCTATGAAAACAGAGGAGCCCAAGGCTGAGCCCCCTCCCCGGAAAAAGGTGGCTTCCAAGAAGAAAGCTGAGCCAG CTCCGGTGGCCCCCGATGCCACTGATGCTCCCCTCAGCTTGCCCTACAAGACTCTGGCCTCCACGCTTCGCGGCACGGCGCTCAACGAGGGTGAGGTGCAGCGGCTCATCGAGATCCTGTCGGAGAAGGCCGGCGCCGTGCAGGGCACCTGGCACACG GCTACCCAGAGGGGGGACCCCACGGCCGTGCTGAAGAAACAACTGGAGGAAAAGGAGAAGCAGCTGAACGCCGAACAGGAGGACGCCGCTGCCGCTAAGGGCCGCCTTCGGGAGCTGGCCAAG GAGCTGTCCGCGGAGAAGACCAAGCTGGCCAACGTGGAGACGCGACTGAGCTCCCAGCTGAGCTCCAGGGAACAGGAGATGAAGGCGCTCCAAGCTCGCATGCAGGCCAGCTACCAGGACCATGTTTCTGAGACTCAGCGGCTCAACGCCAAG atCCAGAGCCTCCAGGACCAGCTGGAGAAAGGCCCCAATGCCCAACTCGCCCGCCTGCAGCAGGAAAACTCCATCCTGCGCGACGCCCTCAACCAGGCCACTAGCCAGACTGAAAGCAA GCAAAACGCAGAGCTGGCCAAACTGCGTCAGGAATGCACCAAGCTCTCTAAGGAGCTGGGGGACAAGAGCGACGCCCTGCTGGCAGATGAGCAGCAGCGCAAAGCCCTGGAGGCCAAGGTGGTGGCCTCTGAGAAACAGCTGGCCCAGGTCCAG GCCAGCCAGCTGGAAAGCACTCGTGCACTGCAGCAGCGTCTAGAGGAGGTGAGCGACGAGCTCCGCAAGGCCCAGAGCACTAGCGGCAGCCTGCAGACAGAGCTGGACAAGGCCCGAGAGGAGGTGTCCAACCTGGCCG aggtCCAGGCGCGTGCAGCCATCGCTGAGTCTGACCTGAAAGGATCCCGTGCCCAGGAGGAGAACCTACAGACCCAGTTGGCCCAAGGCGAGACGGAGCGTGTCCAGCTGCAGGAACGGATCCGCTCCATTGAGGCCCTGCTGGAAGCCGGCCTGAAGAAACGGGAGCAGGAAGCAGAACTG CTCTCCAGATCCACTGAGACACAAGAGCTGCAGAGCAG CTTGAAGGAGAAGGAGTGCCTGGTGGCCTCACTGGAGGAGGAACTCAAGCAGCTGAAGGACAAGATGGAAAAT CAGGACCATGTCGTGGAGGTGGACCAGCTGCACAGAAG CTTGAAGGAGAAAGAAGACCATGTCGGCACCATGGAGAAGGAGCTGAAGGCTGAAAGGGAGCAG CGACTGGACGATACAGCCAAGGTGGACCAGCTACAGAAAAG tttgagagagagagactcacAGGTGGTTTCACTAGAAAGAGAGGTGCAAAAGCTTAAAGAGGAGGTGGAAGACAAGAGCAGGACCTTG CAATGTGACAGCGAGGCCCAGCTGGAGCAGTTACAAAGCAG TCTGAAGGACAAAGAGGGTTTGGTCACATCATTGAAAGGTGATCTTCAGCAGCTGAGGGGAGAAATGGAGCAAGTGAGAAACAGGAGCAGT GGTATTGAGCAGCAGTTGAGTGAAGTTAAGAATGAGACGAGGATCGCTCTTCAGTCCCTCTTCCCTCACATCTCCATGGAAACAGAACAG GCTCATTGGCTGCAAGAATTTGCACAGAGAGCCCATGAGGATTTACGAAGCCGGCAGAACCAGGGGGCCCAACAGACGAAAGAATCGCCC GAGCTGCAGGGCATGCTGAACGCAGCTGAGGAGTCCAGAAGCGTCCTGCAGGCCGAATGCGATCAGTACAGGACGGTCCTGGCAGAAACT GAAGGCATGCTGAAGCACCTACAGAAGagtgtggaggaggaggagctcgtgtGGCGAGCAAAGATGGAGCAATCGGAGGAGCAGCTCAGGAAG GCCTTGGACCAGGTACGTATCCTGGAGACAGCTGCGGAAACGACGAGGACAGAAAACCAAAGCACAGAACAG CTCAGGAGTCAGGTGATGCTTCTGGAGGCTCAGCTGGAGAAGCAGATGGAAGCTGCCAGCTCGTACGACCAGAGCACCTCTGAGGAGATGACGCAG CTGAAGCAGTTGCTGTCAGACACTCAAATCCAACTGGAAACGGCCCAATTGGAAACCCAGAAACAGAGGGAGGAGCTGGTCCTG GTCAGGCAGCGCCTGAGCGAGATGATGGAAGGCACGTGGGAAGCGGACAAGCCCCGCGGGCCACAGAACGGCCAGCTGGAGCCTGTCCAG GTCCTCTCCCAGTTGCAGCAGGCAGAGAAGACCATAGAGACTGAGATGGCACTGAGGCAGGGACTCGCTGAGGAGTTTGAACAG GCTCAGCGGTGCGTTGTTGACCTGCAGACCCAGCTAGACCTGCTGAAGGCTGCTGGCTCCGCCCCAGACACTGAAGACGTGACCCAGCTCAAG GAGCGTctggagaaggagaagaagCTGTCCAAAGACCTGGGCCAGGCAGCCACCAAGCTGCAGCAGCTGCTGAGAACCACCCAGGAGCAGCTCACCAAAGAAAGAGATGCTGTCAGGAAGCTGCAGGACCAGCTACAGGCAAAG GATGGAACTGATGAACTAAAGGAGGGGACCTCTGTTTGA